The window ACTCTTGGGTTCAGCATGGAGTGGGCAGCACCACTGGTAGACCTTGGCTGTCCACGTTGACTGAGCATGTTTGAGCATAGTTCCTGTGCTGCCACAGTATATCCGGCTTCAGCCACCAGGGAAGGTGACTTTGTGTTAATGGTCGATCATGAACCACCTCTGTCTGGAGCTAGGCAGTGCTCCACTTTTGAGCAATATTGCAGGGAACAGGAGGGAAGAGCAGCCCAGATCTGCAAAGTGTTAGGCTTCCACAGGTAGTTCTCTCATCACTCCAGCCTCAGTTTTCATCTCAGGTTTCCAAGAGGGGTCTGCTCCATATTATCCTCTGAGAACGGTTCTTGCTGCAGTCACCTGTGCTTTGCAACGAAGAAAAGTGGGAATCAGTTGCTGTACTAAAGAAATGCAGTGAATTGTGTGCACAAAACAAGGCTCTTCCACAGAGGCCTGTGCCAGCATCAGatcactgcagcagggaaccACAGGCTACCTGCCTGCATCTGGAATGGAgatgtgtggggcagagacTTGGCTGGAAGCAGACCTGTCCAGACCTTTGCTGTGGGGCTAGCCTGTGCTTTGTCTACTGGGAATTCCACTGCTCCTTCCTACCAGCCAGCCTCCTCCAGGCTGCTGGGCacaaagcagaggagaagcTTGGCCCCTAGGGGTAACAACCGAGAGGGGAGAGCTGGCATATGTAGGGGCTGCCATACACAGCTGGACATCGCCTGGCTCCTGCTCGAGTGTGTGGTGGGTGTGCTGCCAGAGCTATGGGAACTCTTTGATTGCACACACTCCTGCAGCTCACGCAGAGTAGCTTTTGTTAGCTGAGCAGGCTCAGGGTGGAGGAACTGTTCAGATAATTTTAGACATTGCTcgtaattttctttcttgggGTGACCTTTCTGTAGCGGGAGCCTGCAGTCTGCCACTGAATCTGGCTTGCTCTCTCCACACTCTGTGTCGACTCTGCTGATCTGAAAGCTTTGCTTGGAGCTTTAAGCTTTGAAAatgctgcctttccttcccccccccctccccctcttcTGGGGCAAGAGATTAGAATATCTGCATGtctgcagcttttaaaataattgtcatTCACCCTTATTTGGTACAGGGCTTAATTGTGACGTGGGAGATGCTTCAGTATGATTGTTGGCCAAGTTTGCATTTAGGTCTGTTTAATACAGAACATAAGGGCTCTGCATAATTACAGTCTTCATTCTTCTGGTCTTATATTTCTCGTAGCATACGGCTAAGAACCTCCATGGCCTGAGAATGAGGCAGGGAAGTTTGGAAGTTGTCTGAGTCAAAATTGAGGAAATGCTGTCAGGAGAAGAAGATGTGCTGTTGTTCTTAAGCGCTCGCTGGCGCCCTTCCATGGGCATCGTGACTTCTCATGGATGTTCTGCTGGGGTGAAAAATCTGATTTGGATCTGGCTCTGTATTAGCTGGATGGAGTGTAGGATCCATTTGGAGATGAACAGGAGGAATGAAGGCAAGAAGATGTAAAACTTGTCAGGGTCTTTTATTGTTACAAGCTCAGGGCAGATGGGATTTGTTGTGGATTTGACTTCAGACCTGTGTTATCAGAAAAtggactgctgctgctgctcagaagaGCTGCCATTTTAGCATGTGAGTTCAGCCAGGGTTTTGCAGGAAGGTCTGGTCTGGCTTCGGTGTTTAGTGCAGATGGGAGCCATCTCGGTTATTCCTGATATGAGCTGGTTTTATTGTCCATGTGGAGCAGAGGGCAACAAACGGGGAGTATTGCTGGGTGAGGCTGTGGTTCAGGTAGCATTGGTGGTAAGGAGCTTGCAGGGgtcacagcagctttctgccccAGGAACAGATGGGCTGTGCTGTCTGAAATCCTCTGAGAGTAGTCTGGGTCTCAGAGACTTGAACAAGGGTGGAAATGAACCCTAGATGAGATCCTGGCTGCCCAGGGGCCTGCTTTGAAACACTAAAGAGACGGCTGGGTCTGACAGTCACTCTGTGCTGATTCTCACCATGGTGTAGATGGGTGTCATCACAGAGGCAGGGGACACTGGAGCATGCTAGACCAGGCAGAGCTCTGAGACCACACCAGTAACCTGGCAGTAACCAGTACCCACCCTGCAGCATTGCAGCCCTGGTCCCAGGCCTGCTGTGCATCCTCTGCATGAAGTCTTCACCTGCACAAGAGCAGGGTGGCAGGGAGCCTATGCACGGAGCAGACACGCTGTGCTTTGCAGGGCATTCAGCATGTCCCCTGCTGCTATTTCTGCTGGCAGAAGATGGGGTTGGTGGAGGGTTGAGGGGAAGCGATCACGTGCAAGTGACCTGCAGTGCTGTCACTTGTCTGGAAGCCATGGGAGTCTGGAGGTGAGAGCTCCAATCTCTTTTGCCTGGGGTCTTCTTGATGGGGGAACAACAATACAGGCAGCAAAAGGGGTGATTTTCCTGTTGTATAAATGGTTTAAGCAGCCAGAGTAGTTCTGGTGAGGCgagccagaaaaataaatagaagcacTTAAACTCTGGCGTTGTAAGGTTGTTGAACTGTGAAGGGCTTAGAGAGCTTACTTCATTTCCAGCCACACTTCTGATACTGCGCTCCTTCCTCCCCTGGGCCAGAACAGGCCTAGGTTACTCAGGTGTGTGCCAAGTGAGGTAGAAAGCCCACCCTGCAAGAGATGACAAGGCCAGCGTGGCTGCAAGGAGCTCTCTATGTGGCTCACATGAGTGCTTGCTTCACCGGGGCTGTACCAGGAAGTGGGTGACTATTCAGCACCCAAAGTTCTACCCAGTtactttttctcccttcagtaTCTTGCCATCCCCAAGCACAAAACCCAAGCCACTTGGGAAATAAGtgttaaaataacttttctaaGAAATTATGCTTGCTCAATGAGAGGCTTAAAAATGGGGCTGTGTTAGCTGTAAGCTTTTGTGTGCAGAACAAAGGCTCTCTCCTGCAGACACATTACCTATCTTTGGGTATGTGGTCTCCAGCATGATCTTCCTGTCATCCCCTGGGGTACTCAGTGTGTGAGCCAGGGAATCATTGTCCTTCCTAGGCACTCCAGGGGCTGGCTGGCAGTTGCTTCCCTGCCTTTCTAGGAGGGAGGTGCTGTGTTCAGAGGCTTTGCTGGGAGCCGGGGCTCTGGGAGGcatcagctctgtgtgtgtggaaCAGGGCTTGAATGGTGGAGCTTTGAGAACAGAGGTATGGGGATGCGTCCTCTTTAATATTCCTGGCTCTCATGTGCCTGACTGTGCTATCTTTGAAACTTCCTAcataggtttctttttttataaaaaaaattatactgcCATTCAAGCTGATTCCCAAGTCTGAGTGTGGTGCTCTAAAAGAGGAACACGTCTGCACCGACTGACCAagtgggatcaatggggttttctttcatctttgctCTGAGCAGTCCTCAGTGAGCAGAATTAGCTTGGGTGCGGCTTAGGGAATTGCTCCCCTTTCCAAGAGCCCAAGTTAAATATGAAGCCTTTTGAGCCTCTGTCTCAGGCCCAGCTGGGAACAGGAGATGAGAGCAAGAGAAGGTCACAGATAGCTGGTATGGTGCTTAAGCTAAAAGGCCTGCCTGAGGTGCACTCGCACTGCTTCTTTCAAGTGTGTGGTTTTCATCTTTAGTGATGCAGCACAAAAGACAGAGGCTCTCGAGTCTCCCAACAAAAAGAGCTCTTGCTTTTCACAGCTAATAACTTTCAAGAAGCAGCAACACCTCATCGTTTCCACTTAGGATCTGTGGCTGGGGGTTAATCCCTCCCCTTTCACCCTAGTAAAATGTTGCTGACCAAGTACATGGTCTGGGATCATTGCTGTTCAGTGCCTTGGTCTCCCTGCATTGTCCATCTTGTGGTTTGGCACATGGAGTCATTCCTGATCTCCGGGAATGAGGCTGTCTACAAAAAAGCTGATGGAAGAACAATGCTGGGGagtaaaaaaatactaaatcaTTAAAACCTTTCCAGAATATGGTGAGAGGAAGCAGATACTGAGTCATGGCTCCCTCCATACATCTTTCTCAATGTATCTTCTGCTGGtccccagcagcatccacatGCATGGACAGAGCAAGTTTTGGTAAAAAGGTTGAAGTTGGCCTCTGGGCAGTGGCAGCGTAGCTGAGACCACAAGGCTGCCTCGACACACTGGCTTTGGTGTGGGGAGTTACTTCAGTGTGCTGGTTCAGACAGGTGTGAATGACCTGATTTAGAGGCTGGATTTCtgttagcagcagcagcctgtacGCTGTTAATAACCAGGATTTGAAGAATAAACAGAGAGATGCTGTGAAACACCAGTAGCACACTGGCATTTTCATCCTGTTCTCATATTCCACCCCTGCTCTCAGCGGTGGAGGTATCTTTGCATTGCTTCCTGTCGGAGAACGACCTATTAATACTAGTCCCCTCAGAGCTGCCAAAGCACTTACATTGTGCCAGTCCCAACAGAATCACTTTCCAGAAGCAGTTAGATCTTTCATGGGATCTTACTTTTCTCCAGATCACAGACAAGTTGGCAAATAGGGTTTGTTAAGATGTTAAATCACCATGCCCACAGTGTAAGATGTGATGTGCCTTTGGCTCACAAGGTATCTGTGTTGATTACTGGGGATCCTAGAGACCACACTGGGCAGAATTAGAGAAACCCCAGATTTACACTTTTCCCTGCAGAGGTAGCTGGCATCATGTGGGGTATTTTGGGGGGACAGCTCAGCCTCCGAGTCCATTCCATGAAGTGGCAGGAACTTAAAAAAAGAGCCTGTCCCCAAACCTGTATCATGTCTGTTCTGTATCTCTGCCAGCTTCAAGCCCTGTTTTATATCATCTGGAGTAAAACTGGTGCTTACAGGAGTAGGGAGAAGTCCAGGATCTCTTGTTGAAGTTTATTTGCTAGTTGAACAGCAGGATATAGAAGGGtttccaggcagagctgcttgTGAGAAATAAAGGCATTGGAAATTAATCCTCTTTCCTTTGCAGGTCGGAGGCTGCTGAGTTCTCACTTacctcctttgttttctttgctttttagaaATAAACCAGAGGCAGTAGAAGTAACATTTGCAGGTAAGCTCCGTGGCTCTCTTGTCTTCTCTGAAAAACAGTGCTGGCTTGAATGGTCTGCCCAGGGTTACACCTGTTGTGCCCAAATTCACCCAGCATCGCTGCAGGGGCAGATGGTGTGGACACCCTGCAGCGTCCCCAGAGCTGGGGCTTTGTTGGCTGCCTGACTGTTTTCTCTGTCTGTCTGCCTTCCCTAGGACTTTCCCCACAGCAGTGAGTTCAGTGGTGGCAACAGTTTGTTTGCTGTGCAGTCTTCTATTTTACTTTGCCTGTTCTCCAGTCCTGCCCTTGATGCTATATGTTATCAGGTCTTTAGCAtcatttggtttggtttgttagAAAGCTGTCTCAGGGTGACAGACAAGATGAATTCAGTGCCTGAAATTTGTTCTCCAGGATGAGCAGTGCCAAGGAAGTTCGAGTGTTCATTCAGCAGCTGATTTTTTGCTTCTCTTATCAAGAATCTGCGTAAGCTGCAGAGCTCCATAGGGAAGGCGGCTGGAGGGTTGCctttccctgcctcctgccctccctACCCATTCTTCAGTGAAATGGAAGCTGTCTCAGTAGGCAGTCACTGAGCTGCCTTTGCTGGCAGAGATGTTTTCTCCTCCAGGCTGCATCTCTGGCGGGGTGGGTATGTCAGTCACTTTATGTGCTGGCCATCCAGAAGGCTCCTGTCTCTGTATGTTTGTATCCTGTGTGCGCTGAGCACAAGTGGATGTGTCAGGAATGGTAAATGACACTAGATTAAAGCTCTCTGTGATGGACAGGTATCAAAACTGTTTCAGCCCTTTGAATGATACCAGATCTCCCCCCATGACAGTACCACTTTCCTTAATTATGGGTTTCTCTCTTGCTGTATGTGTGAGAGCTGGAGCGGAGGGAACAGTATTGCTTTATGCAGTTCTCAGAACATGCAGAGAAAACCTTCCTCAGAAATAGGAACTGGTTCCTGTTCCCTCATGTTTCTCTTGTTTGCTTCATAGACTTTGATGGAGTCCTTTACCATATTTCAAACCCCAATGGAGACAAGACAAAAGTGATGGTCAGTATTTCTCTGAAATTCTACAAGGAACTCCAGGAACACGGTGCTGATGAGGTAAGTGAGCATCTCTGGGTCTTGAGCCTGCGGATCCTGTCTTAGCATGAGCAGTGTTCTTGCAGTGGTGATGGATCTCATGTCTAACCCATAGACAAGCATCTCTGTCTAACCCATAGAGATGCCTCTGTGCTCTCATCTCATGCCGGTGAAGGTAGTAGCCCTGTGCTTTTAAGACAAGGGCAGAGTGTGTGTGCACTCTCTGGTGAATATGAAATTATCTTATATGACCTTGCAGCCTGAAGGGCAAAAGGTGCCATTAATTTTGAAAGTGTAAACAAGTGTGAGGGCTGACCACATAGGAATACTTTCCAGGACTGATGTGCTGAGCCCACAAATGAAAGGAAGGCACCAGGACCAATTGGGAGACACGTGGCACTGCTCTTCTGACTCTAACCACACTTGAGAGCGAGTGATGGGCTTCTTCTGCATGTGCAAACTTTGATCTGCAGACTGGTTccctttttgctgctgctgtgagaagcagcaggttCAGTTCCTGTTGAatgggctggggctgcagagggCCATTTATGGTAGAAAGCAGGAGCGTCTCTGAGCCGTGGTTGGGTGGTGGGGCAGGAAGTGTGACTCAGTTCCTGAGTCAGTTTTCAAATCTTCACATGGGAGCAAAGGgggttcacccaaggctctttcAGCAGGGTTTTGCCTCTGGGTGTCTGCTCTGGGCGGAAAACAAGGGAATGCTCCATGAGTTTATTGTGAGTCTGGTGAGAAACACCAGAGGTGATCTGAACCCAAAGTTAATTCCTGCGAGTTACTGCAAGGCCTGCAAACATCAGAATAAATGTGACTGAGTGTCCTGCTTTCCTGGTTCCTCTGTGCAGAGCTTTCGAGGAGCAGCATTGCCTGCTTCGGAAGGTACTGCTGTTCAGTGAGGGTTGGTCTGGTGTGTGATCCCAGGAGAACTGTGGTGGGCAAGTGGCTGACCCCACTGTGCACCAGCAGCCATTGTGGTGGCAGTGGAAGGCAACTTCCCAAGCTTTTAGAGGAAAAGGGGATCCCTGAAGAACTGCCTTGGGAGCGCTGGCTAAATAGAAATTGCATGTTTAAATTGCCAGTTAGcaaacagctgctttctgtgcCTCCCTGGAGATCATCCCCCGGGCtactgcaggcaggcaggctggCTCCCTGCTGAGAGGAGAGAGGCTCTCTGCTGGCACACAGAGAGCCTGTGCATCCTCTCAATGTGGTGGTGGGTGTCATCCCAGGAGGGCCAGTTCTGCCACAGCATTGTTACATTCTGTGTGAAATACCTCCTGTTCCCGGCCCCCTCATTGACACAGAGCTGTCAATGAGACAtgagacatggtgggacagctcacatgactggaatgtgctcatggatggctatgtcctttttaggaaagataggtcagcaaagcgaggtggtggagttgctctttatgtgagagagcgactagaatgtattgagttctgtccaggggcagatgaggagaaagtggaatgtctgtgggtacgaattaagggacagactggtacgggtgatacagctgtgggAGTCTgttatagacctcctgatcaggacgaaggagttgatgaggctttctacaggcaactggaagtagtCTTGCGAttacatgccttagtcctcatgggggattttaactaccctgatatttgctggaagactcacacagccaattattcacagtctaggaggttcctccagtgcattgacgataacttcttaatgcaaatggtggacaaaccaattaggagaggagtgctgctatatttagtactcaccaacaaggagggtctggttgaagtggtgatggtcaatggcagccttggctgcagtgaccatgagatggtggagtttaggatcctgtgtgggaggaatagaataccaagcaaggccacagttctggatttctgaagggccaactttggcctgttcagtcaactgctaagggaagtcccatgggaaagggtactaggcagTAAAGGGGCccatgatagttggtcagccctcaaggaccacttcttccaagctcaggatcagagcatcccaatgagtaggaaatcaagtaagggatctaggagaccagcgtggttaaacaaggagctgctgggcaaactcaagtggaaaaggagaatctatggattatggaaagaggggctggccacttgggaggagtataggacagttgttagaggatgtagggaggcaattaggacagctaaggcctcattggaaattaatcttgctagttggattaaggacaatagaaagggcttcttcaaatacatagcaaataaaactaacacaagaggcaatataggcccactgttgaacgaggtgggtgccctggaaacagaggatacaaagaaggcagaagtgctgaatgctttctttgcctctgtctttactcctgcagactctccccaggggccccagattcctgtagccccagaaggagtcaggacaaaggaggagtttgctttggtagatgaggattgggttagggatcagctatgcaatctggacatctataaatcaatgggtccggatggaatgcacccacgggtgctaagggagctggaggaggtcATTGCcaggccactctccatcatctttggtaaatcttgggaaacgggagaggtgcctgaggattggaggatggcaaatgtcacaccagcctataagaaaggcaagaaggaggacccgcataattatagaccagtcagccttacctccgtccctggaaaggtgatggaacaacttattcttgactccatctctaggcatatcaaggatgagggggttattaagaacagccaacggttttatgaaggggaagtcatgtttgaccaaccttacagccttctatgaggaagtgactaggtggaggactgatggtagagcagtagatgtggtttttcttgatttcagtaaggcgtttgatactgtctcccacagcatcctcacagataagctaaggaagtgtgggcttgacgatcaggtagtgaggtggatcaagaactggttgaaaggaagaagacagagagttgtagtcaatggggcagaatccagctggaggtctgtgactagtggagtccctcaggggtcggtgctgggaccagtgctgtttaatattttcatcaacgacctggatgagggaactgagtgtaccctcagcaagttcgctgatgacactaaactgggaggagtggctgacacaccagaaggctgtgttgccgttcagtgagacctggacaggctggagagttgggtggggagaaacttgatgaaattcaacaagggcaagtgtagagtcttgcatctggggaagaacaaccccatgaaccagtacaggttgggggctgacctgctggaaaggagtgaaggggaaagggacctgggggtcctggtggacaggaggatgaccatgagccagcaatgtgcccttgtggccaagaaggcaaatggcatcctagggtgcattagaaagggtgtggttagtagggcaagagaggttctcctccccctctactctgccttggtgaggccgcatctggaatattgcatccagttctgggcccctcagttcaagaaggacagggaattgcttgaaagagtccagcgcagagccacaaagatgattaagggagtggaacatctcccttatgaggagaggctgagggagctgggtctctttagcttggaggagactgaggggtgacctcatcagtgtttacaaatatgtaaagggtgggtgtcaggatgatggagctaggctttttacaatgatatccagtgatagggcaaggggcaatgggtgtaaactggagtataggaggttccacgttaacatcaggaagaacttctttactgtgagagtgacagagcactggaacaggttgcccaggggggctgtggagtctcctacgttggagatattcaaggcccgcctggacaagtccctgtgtgatgtactctaggttaccctgctcttgcaggggggttggactagatgatcttttgaggtcccttccaacccttgggattctgtggctCAGTTGGAAATTGTCATTGATACAGAATTCAGCAGTGATTATGCTTGAAGAAAGGTTTTTTCGCTGTGCTGTAGGCGGCTGTGCTCCTGGGAGGCATCCAAGGTGCCTGGCAGcttcctctccatccccatctgTCCCGTGCAATAGGCTGAGGCAGAGCAGGCAATTGCCTGATCACACTGGGATCACACTGCACCTGATCCCAGCTCTGAACTTGCCTTCCTGCAGGTAGAGGGACAGGGCATGCTTTGCACCTGCCTTTGAATGGGCAGAAGGGTCATAGCCTTCAGAGCTGTTGCATCAAGCTCTGTTGACAGCTCTTTAAAGATATGAGGTGTATGGAAAGGGTTTTCCTCCCCATGCAAGGTCAAGACTGGCAAGAACTTTAAAAAGTTCCAGCTTTGGGTTCTGTCCTGCAGCGTGTCCCCTGTGAGTGGAGCTCAGGGAGCTCTGCCTAGAGTAGGAGTAGCCAATATTACTAGAAGCTGATGACTTAATATTTATCTCAGTTCAGTTAGACTAGCGGAGGCAGGTGTTGTAATTTGATGTTTCTGAATAGAgaccaaacatggcctgtgctgggcaggaggaAACAGCTCGTGATAGCTTGTGCTCTcaatgtgtaatttttttcctaggtATTGAAGAAAGTCTATGGAAACTACTTGGTAAATCCTGAATCAGGTAACCCTGCAATAACAtttactctgtgtgtgtgtgaatgcaatTCCAAAATGTTTCAAATTGCCCCAGAAACACTCATATGAAGGCTGCACTTCAAGAGTTTGATATCTTGGGCTCTCTGTACAAtgaatggcattttaaaagGTAGTTCAGGTACAGCAGGGCTGAAGTAGCTTGCAGCACAAGCTGTAATTCTTGATGCAGCCCTCCTCCAGGAAGCCTCTGTTCCTCACAGTTGGGGTCTTTGTTCTGCTCAGAGACACTTTGTGAGACACAGGAAAACCATGGTTACCTGTGACAGCATCTCTTCCTACTCACTGCAGAAACTTGGGAGCAGTTCAGCCAGCACGTGCATCTGGGAGCTTGGGAAGGAGCCCTAGGAGCGTTGCCATGGCCACACACTGAGTTCAGACTTGGCTTCTGGCTGTGCTTGGAGTGGGAAGCACTCCACCCATGGGGCTTTTGGGGGGGGCTTAAAGGTGGGACTTTAGGTGTCTCTCTCTCTGGAAAACACTGCTGGCTTCATTAACATATTACTAAGTTTAGTGGCTGTCCATCCCCAGGTTACAATGTCTCTTTGCTCTATGACCTGGAGAACCTCCCTGCAGACAAGGACGCTGTGGTGCACCAAGCTGGCATGTTGAAGCGCAActgctttgcttcagtctttgaGAAGTATTTCAAATTccaggaagagggaaaagaaggagaaaaaagagctgTCATCCACTACAGGGACGATGAGACAATGTAAGTGCTCAGACCAAGCAGCACGGGAGTTGGACAGCTTTCAGCTCCTGCTCACAGCTGTAGGTTGTGCTGGAAAGTCAGGAAATCCAAAATACCTTGCCAGGGTATTAAGGGCCTGTCTAGGGTGTCAGAAGTATCCAGTGAGGGTAATGCTCATCCCTTGGGCTGCAGAGTTGTTACACAGGTCTCTGTTAGTGGCAGCACTTGTGGCTGCACGCAGGAGAGGAACTGACTGCTCccaacagaaatgttttgctcCCTGTAAATACTGTCTCGAGGGAGGGGAAATTTTTGGCAGCCGGGCCTGTGAACGGTTGTTGGATGTGCTTAACCTCATCATGCGGTTGCTTCCTCATTCTGCTTAGCTCCTGTTCACAGCTGGGTTCCTCTCTCTTACCCACCTGCAGGTATGTTGAAGCAAAAAAGGACCGTGTGACGGTTGTGTTCAGCACGGTATTTAAGGATGACGATGACGTGGTGATCGGGAAGGTGTTTATGCAGGTATGGAAACTGAATTACAGGGAAAGCGTCTGGTCTTCGATTCAGATGCCTTCATGCTTGTAGCAGCCAAAGAAGCAGATGTTAGGCTAAAGTGAGCTCACAGGCAATTTAATatacagaaatgctttgcaAGGCTCCAGGCTCCACTGGGATGGAAAAAACATGTTAATAGACATAGGCGGTGTATTTTGTAATCCAGGCTCTTGCATTGGCATCCTCATTATTGATGGTCTTGCTTGTACAAACAACCAAAGATTATGTGTTACAGAATGAGACACACCATGGTGAATGCTTCAGTATCCACCCTGAGGCCTCGTAGTGCAGCTAGCTGTGGTGTAGGGATTGCCAGCCAGCTGAGCGGAGCATGGTAGGGAGGatgaagagggagaagaaggggCGAGGCAGTGATGTTCCATGCCTGGGGTGATGCTGAGAGTTGTCTTCACCTTAAAGCTTGTTACTGCTGATGCTCAAAAGCTGCAGGGAGGCTCCAGCTCAGTGTGGCTGCTCTCACATGCTGCAGTGAGCTCTGAATTTGAGCTTTTCAGAGCTATGGATTTGCTTAGTTTGTGGGCTTGAATCAATCATAATACAAAGTACGTCTGAAGTCAGCTACCCTTTGCAACTGCCATTTAGCTGGGAAGTGTTAAGAGGCCCATAGTAAACACTTTTCATGTCTGTTAGTGACTGCTTGCAGCCTTTGGAGATCAAGACATTTGCTTACAGCTAGGGAAGGCTTTGTGCATGCTAGTACAGGGTGTGATCCATGTCCCTGGCCCACCCAGCTCACCTTGTATCTGCTGAAGCACCCAGGGAGCCTCCTGCATGGGCACAGCTGTGGAGAAGGGCCCTGCAGGGTGTT of the Melopsittacus undulatus isolate bMelUnd1 chromosome 4, bMelUnd1.mat.Z, whole genome shotgun sequence genome contains:
- the ARPC2 gene encoding actin-related protein 2/3 complex subunit 2 is translated as MILLEVNNRIIEETLTLKFEGAAAGNKPEAVEVTFADFDGVLYHISNPNGDKTKVMVSISLKFYKELQEHGADEVLKKVYGNYLVNPESGYNVSLLYDLENLPADKDAVVHQAGMLKRNCFASVFEKYFKFQEEGKEGEKRAVIHYRDDETMYVEAKKDRVTVVFSTVFKDDDDVVIGKVFMQEFKEGRRASHTAPQVLFSHREPPLELKDTDAAVGDNIGYITFVLFPRHTNAAARDNTINLIHTFRDYLHYHIKCSKAYIHTRMRAKTSDFLKVLNRARPDAEKKEMKTITGKTFTTR